The DNA segment CCGTGGTGAGGTCTTGAGACTGGTCTTGCTTGCCCGCGTTATCCTGGGCGCGTAAGGCGGCGCAGCTCAAGGCGAACAAGAGGAACGCTCTCGATGAGAATGCGTGTCGCATGATACTCTCTCCTTAGCGAGGTCAGAGACTCAATTTCGTCTTTTCGTTCCGACGGCTGCGAACGACGTGAGCGGCTTCCGGCAGCAGCGTGCTCTCGCCGGCAATGTTATCGGCCACGCGCCGCAGGCCGACGATCAACGATCGAGCCGCTTCAGCGGAGAATCCCTTCAGCATCTGCTCGCGAATCGGCTCGCTTGTTTTTAGCAATCGCTCAAACGTTCGCCGGCCTTTGGACGACAGTCTGACGAGCCGGGCACGATTGTCCTCGGGATCCCGCTCGCGCGTCACCAGCTCTCGGCCTTCTAAGAGCACCAGCATCGCCCGAATCGTACTCGGATCAGAGGAAGCCCGACGGGCTAATTCCTGCTGCGTAATCCCATCATCTTCCGCGAGACTGGCAAGCAAAACAAACTGATCTGCGGTCACTCCATTACGGGCAAACTGAGCATCAGAGACGCGGTGCATCGCAAAATACGTGGCGCGCAGGACTCTTGGCAGTTCACGGGCACTGTCCATTTAGGACCTGGGTTGGCACGTCGAGGGGAGATAATACGTATACGCACTAAGTGACTTATCTTACCAAACCGTTTGCGAATGTCCAACAAGAATCGCGGGCGGTAGAACGCCGGCGCGCAAATGACCGACCGTCCGACGGACCGTCCCGCGCCATACCCAGCAGTGGCCCAAACCTGCTTCGGTCCCATCGCCCGAATCGGCCTCGGAGTGTCGGAACGTCCGCGCGCAAGAGCCTGAAGAGGAATCACTCCGGTCGATCCGACCGACGCGCACAAGGTGGTTCGCCATCAGGCCAAAAATCAGTCGATCTATCGGGACTTTGAAGACACCGTGACGTTGAATTGATGGCGGTAGGGGCATCGCGGTTGCCTGCACCCCGCAGATTATTCCTTGCAATTCGCCGCGCGGGGGGATAGACTCAGCACACTGCTCGGCTTTTGGACCCTTGGACGGGCCTCTGCCGTCGCCCCGGTCACTGCCGCCCAGAACCGTTTGGTCTGTGGTCGGTGATTCTGTCGCGATCGGGTTTCTCTCGGGCGAAGTCTCCGCGCGATTGCTGTGCGCGGCGGATTTTGAATCCGTATGGCGCTTGGCGCGATCTCGGTCGGAGTTGCTCGAACTAATCCTGGATAACGTTGCCGCAGCCGCGTATTGCAAAACCGGAGAACGTCATCGCCGACGCCAGCTCACTCGGTCTTGGTTGCCGGGAAAATGA comes from the Pirellulales bacterium genome and includes:
- a CDS encoding MarR family transcriptional regulator, which produces MDSARELPRVLRATYFAMHRVSDAQFARNGVTADQFVLLASLAEDDGITQQELARRASSDPSTIRAMLVLLEGRELVTRERDPEDNRARLVRLSSKGRRTFERLLKTSEPIREQMLKGFSAEAARSLIVGLRRVADNIAGESTLLPEAAHVVRSRRNEKTKLSL